In Streptococcus gallolyticus subsp. gallolyticus DSM 16831, the sequence CATTTTCTCGAAAGGAAGGACAATCTCGCTTTCTAGCATTTTAACGAGAACATCTTGGCTAATATCACGCGCATTTTCAGCACTAGCCCCCGATTTTTGCAAATAATAACTAATCTCCTCAGCGAATCCTAACAATTCCACCTCATAACCATCCAGCTTAATCCTACTCACCTCCCTTTTCACTTTTATAACGAATCACATTTCTTTTGGTTACAAAAAAACTCCCGCAAAGGGGAGATTTCTAATAAAAACTATCTAGGTCGATAACGTTGTCATCGTATTCTTGTGTTATTTCCTTGGCTTTTAATTCTTCTTCTGCTTCACGGATGATTTCTTCGCGTTTTTCATTGGCGTCAATATTTAGCACAAAGCCGATAGCGACTGATAAAACTAGCAAACTATTTCCCCCTTGGGATAAGAATGGGAAGGTAACACCAGTTGACGGAATAAGCCCTGAAATTCCTCCGATGTTAACAAAAGTTTGCATGAGCATCATTCCGCCGATACCAAGAGCAATCATAGAGTTGAAAGGATTCTTAGCTTTAATGCCCACGTGCATAATACGTAAAATCAAAAAGAATAGCAATGCTAAAATGAGCCCCGCACCAATTAAGCCAAGTTCTTCAATGACAATTGAAAAGACAAAGTCTGTCGTTGCTTCGGGTAAGTAACCAGCTTTTTCAATCGAATTTCCCAAACCACGACCAAACCAGCCACCATTACTCATGGCATAATACGAATGTGCTAACTGGTGTCCTGAGTCCGTCAAATCATCAAATGGATTGAAAAAGGCACTGAAACGTTTGGCAACATAACCAAAGACTGGAACTTTTTCCATGGTTTTAACCCCGACAACCGCAATCAAACCTAAGAAAGCAGCTGACAAAGCTGTTACGGTAGCTAAAATGGCTGAAAACCAACGATAACCAACCCCGCTAACAGAATACATGATTAAGGCTGTCAAAACGATAATTGCCGCATTTCCAAGGTCAGGTTGGGCAGCGACCAGCAATATCATGACTAACGAATAAACACGCCAATCCTTCAAATCGCTCCATTTTCTAGGAAACCATTTCCGCTTGGTAAGTGCTTGGTAATCATAGGTTTCAATCAATTCTTGACGCCTT encodes:
- the ftsW gene encoding cell division peptidoglycan polymerase FtsW gives rise to the protein MKIDKRHLLNYSILVPYLILSVIGLIVVYSTTSATLVQYGLNPFASVLNQGLFWIVSLIAILFIYKLKLNFLKNSRTLTMTMMVEIILLLIARFFTKTVNGAHGWIVIGPISFQPAEYLKIIIVWFLAFTFARRQELIETYDYQALTKRKWFPRKWSDLKDWRVYSLVMILLVAAQPDLGNAAIIVLTALIMYSVSGVGYRWFSAILATVTALSAAFLGLIAVVGVKTMEKVPVFGYVAKRFSAFFNPFDDLTDSGHQLAHSYYAMSNGGWFGRGLGNSIEKAGYLPEATTDFVFSIVIEELGLIGAGLILALLFFLILRIMHVGIKAKNPFNSMIALGIGGMMLMQTFVNIGGISGLIPSTGVTFPFLSQGGNSLLVLSVAIGFVLNIDANEKREEIIREAEEELKAKEITQEYDDNVIDLDSFY